One genomic segment of Micromonospora sp. WMMC415 includes these proteins:
- a CDS encoding TetR/AcrR family transcriptional regulator has translation MVDVREARLRDGIVDAARALTIATGWDGVRMGAVAATAGVSRQTVYNEFGTKAGLAEALARREVDRFVSEVRAALTAHGDDLRAATYAAIRHTLASAADNPLVKAILTSSRGGSEELLPYLTTRSDLVLAEASAALIEWAERHLPGADPAALAFAADSVVRLVISHIVLPQAPVDDTAEALTRLAVRLFGAAVAPSS, from the coding sequence ATGGTTGACGTGCGGGAGGCCCGGTTGCGCGACGGCATCGTCGACGCGGCGCGGGCGCTGACGATCGCGACCGGCTGGGACGGCGTGCGGATGGGCGCCGTCGCCGCCACCGCGGGCGTGAGCCGGCAGACGGTCTACAACGAGTTCGGCACCAAGGCGGGGCTCGCCGAGGCGCTGGCCCGGCGCGAGGTGGACCGGTTCGTCTCCGAGGTCCGCGCGGCGCTGACCGCGCACGGCGACGACCTGCGTGCCGCCACGTACGCGGCCATCCGGCACACCCTCGCCTCGGCGGCGGACAACCCGCTGGTCAAGGCGATCCTCACCAGCTCGCGGGGCGGCTCCGAGGAGCTGCTGCCGTACCTCACCACCCGGAGTGACCTGGTGCTGGCCGAGGCGTCCGCGGCGCTGATCGAGTGGGCCGAGCGGCACCTGCCCGGCGCCGACCCGGCGGCCCTGGCCTTCGCCGCCGATTCCGTCGTGCGGCTGGTGATCAGTCACATCGTGCTGCCCCAGGCGCCGGTGGACGACACCGCCGAGGCGCTCACCCGCCTCGCCGTCCGACTGTTCGGCGCCGCCGTCGCACCGTCGTCCTGA